Within Triticum aestivum cultivar Chinese Spring unplaced genomic scaffold, IWGSC CS RefSeq v2.1 scaffold173454, whole genome shotgun sequence, the genomic segment TGCTACCTTCCTTGAGGCTGGCCCGGGCTTTGCTGGGGAGCCCCTCCAGCGACGGCCAGACTGGGACAGGGAGGACGAGAAGTTGCGACGGCGGCGCTTCTTACCCCTGAGCCGCCAGGGAGACGACGCGGGGTCCATAATCTTCGGAGGATGACAAGACAGACCTTCTTCGGTAAATATATGTGTGTGGCTTCTAAAAGCTACTATGGATACATACCTTTGCCTCTGATGTTGGATTCAACACTCCGCAATGCTCCTGTTTGGCCTCCTGGTAGCGCTCTAGTATTGCCTCCATGCCTCTGATAAAGACAAAAGAAATTACAAACACATAACAAACTAAGAGATGATATAATTAAGTAATTAAGAGAGGATTAGGAGGGTGCATGAACTAAATAATTAACTGACAGACCTGGAGCTCGCGAAGTCGTAGAGGCGACCGGTGCTGGAGAAGACGATGAGTGCAAGATCGGCGTCACAGAGGATGGCGAGCTCCCGGGCCTTCTTCATCAGCCCTCCGCGTCGCTTGGAGAAGGTCACCTGACGGTTCGTCGCGTTGTCGATCCTCTCATTCGCAATCTTCCCCCTCCccatcctctccttcttcttcttccagcTACCGACACTAATTGTTGCTTCTTTGCTCTCTAGATGTCTAATCTATCCTGCCGGCTGGCCGGTCGATTG encodes:
- the LOC123176748 gene encoding MADS-box transcription factor 25-like, yielding MGRGKIANERIDNATNRQVTFSKRRGGLMKKARELAILCDADLALIVFSSTGRLYDFASSRGMEAILERYQEAKQEHCGVLNPTSEAKVCIHSSF